A window of Sphingobium herbicidovorans contains these coding sequences:
- a CDS encoding glutathione S-transferase family protein has product MLRVLGRRSSSNVQKVLWLLDELDIPFSQENFGGEFGGNRDPEYLAVNPNGVVPTLIDEGNAIWESNTILRYLCNSRGPTSLYPQDPIDRAMVERWMDWHLAALNKFMSQLYIGIVKTPEAERDLQALDRARMESQRCFALLDDALAQNSYLAGDAFSLADIPCGIMVYRWIALGFARDSEQPNLRRWADRLAERHAYRKNVMVGLG; this is encoded by the coding sequence ATGCTTCGAGTTTTAGGAAGGCGCAGCTCCTCCAATGTCCAGAAGGTCCTCTGGCTCCTGGACGAGTTGGATATACCGTTCAGCCAGGAAAATTTCGGCGGCGAATTTGGCGGGAACCGCGACCCGGAATATCTTGCCGTGAATCCCAATGGCGTCGTGCCGACGTTGATAGACGAAGGCAACGCGATCTGGGAATCCAACACCATTCTCCGCTATTTGTGCAATTCGCGCGGACCCACCTCGCTTTATCCCCAGGACCCGATCGACCGGGCAATGGTCGAGCGCTGGATGGACTGGCATCTTGCCGCCTTGAACAAGTTCATGTCACAGCTTTATATCGGCATCGTCAAAACTCCGGAAGCCGAGAGAGACCTGCAGGCTTTAGACCGGGCGCGCATGGAGTCGCAGCGCTGCTTTGCGCTACTAGACGATGCCCTTGCACAAAATTCCTACCTTGCTGGCGATGCATTTTCGCTCGCCGATATTCCCTGCGGAATCATGGTCTATCGCTGGATAGCTCTCGGGTTCGCCAGGGATTCGGAGCAGCCCAATCTTCGTAGGTGGGCCGACCGTCTCGCGGAACGGCACGCCTATCGCAAGAACGTCATGGTCGGCCTTGGCTGA
- a CDS encoding nitroreductase family protein gives MTVADEKTLEILFTEARSQNGWTDQVVTDAELQEAYDIAKWGPTSMNIQPFRVVFLRSLEAKERLKPALKPGNVELSVDPSSPCRTR, from the coding sequence ATGACGGTTGCTGACGAGAAAACCCTGGAAATCCTCTTCACAGAGGCACGTTCTCAGAATGGCTGGACCGACCAGGTGGTAACGGATGCGGAACTTCAGGAGGCATATGATATCGCCAAATGGGGACCGACCTCGATGAATATCCAGCCATTTCGGGTGGTATTCCTGCGCTCTCTTGAGGCAAAGGAGCGGCTCAAACCCGCGCTGAAGCCGGGCAATGTCGAATTAAGCGTTGACCCGTCATCACCATGCAGGACAAGATGA